A genomic window from Cyprinus carpio isolate SPL01 chromosome B9, ASM1834038v1, whole genome shotgun sequence includes:
- the LOC109107683 gene encoding guanine nucleotide exchange factor DBS-like isoform X5 has translation MDVQNEGKTVCIPLAEAEKYYRFSRCCHWLQNEIMQKESSPFYAADIITELKRQFAFLSGGRGQDGSPIIIFPEFPSFCEIGDQEFRNVLTYLTSTPSLSAAGVGFIVVIDRRRDRWTCLKGTLLRISGWFPANLRLVLVLRPSAILQRTLSDVFFKLHKDDFKVPVIMLSSLADLHFYIERSQLTQELGGSQYYCHKTWISHRTDLESFAALVKRMAERLQVFGRELAETELPNNLLTASNLLNAQTSRKDSFKEEMAGALSQGRRLLENIREPVRRDPDSSLNPDQLENLATVHRLLSQLNESSTAFDEFWIQHQNKLDQCLKLCQFEHNLQQLRTDLEQTTDTLNAFSDVGISSVQTEHLLQELTNQEKKACEVLDRVRSVVAEGQCLIDSSQNVDNTVAVKCDELQRVRENLTQELKDKRIMLTQAMELHRRLEMVCKWCDDGIYMLASQPLDKCQSQEGAESALSELECYLETANEKQQWEISTVWLEYENILNNELREQVKRAFEKKASLQEMFERRRVSLKKLAAKQTRPVQPVAPRPESLSSPAHREHENICISEDSDSRVSCKQVNSDQVDRSCRNPSVSEEEETLAVLRRHVMNELLETERAYVEELMCVLQGYAAEMDNPSMAPLIPAALQNKKDVLFGNMQEIYNFHKRIFLKELETYTDCPELVGRCFLDWMGELQIYEKYCHNKPRSESLWRQCSDCTFIQECQKKLEHKLGLDSYLLKPVQRITKYQLLLKEMIKYSKGCEGSVELQAALSSILGILKAVNDSMHLIAITGYEGNLGDLGRLLMQGSFSVWAEHKRGHVKVMELARFKPMQRHLFLHQKALLFCKRREESGEGYEKAPSYSFKQELSMAAIGITEHAKGDSKKFEVWSRSRDEVYTVQAVSEEVKTIWVTEIRKLLTGQLEACKEASQQRAPEQFSSDTSSTNRLVRNERSNLRSGGVEKPKADEERAKELENILEPRMTGRAKGSSFSFETKPKRQDIRSDPTPLGPHPNMGGVRWFSTSSLFQNRRRGWTKGSLSLDASVEHDGYFSAEEQVTSDPEEEKEDKMCADELQSVRIEEEIQCSEETEDPEK, from the exons ATGGATGTACAGAATGAAGGGAAAACAGTTTGCATTCCTCTAGCAGAAGCTGAGAAATATTACCGCTTTTCCAGATGTTGCCACTGGCTCCAAA atgAGATCATGCAGAAGGAGTCTAGTCCTTTCTACGCTGCTGACATCATCACTGAGCTCAAGAGACAGTTTGCTTTCCTGTCTG GGGGAAGAGGACAGGATGGAAGCCCTATCATTATCTTTCCAGAGTTCCCTTCATTTTGTGAAATTGGAGACCAAGAGTTTCGTAATGTTCTTACCTACCTGACAAGTACTCCCAG TCTGAGTGCAGCGGGTGTGGGCTTCATCGTAGTGATTGACAGGCGTAGAGATCGATGGACGTGTTTAAAGGGGACATTACTGCGTATCTCA gGCTGGTTTCCTGCTAATCTTCGGCTTGTTCTGGTGCTGAGACCCAGTGCTATCCTGCAGCGAACGTTGTCTGATGTGTTCTTCAAACTCCACAAAGATGACTTTAAAGTACCG gttaTCATGCTAAGCTCACTGGCTGATCTGCACTTTTATATTGAGCGGAGTCAACTGACACAAGAACTGGGTGGCTCTCAATACTACTGTCACAAGACCTGGATCTCTCATCGCACA GATCTTGAAAGCTTTGCTGCTTTAGTGAAGAGGATGGCTGAGAGACTGCAAGTGTTCGGCAGGGAGCTGGCAGAAACCGAGCTCCCTAACAACCTCCTTACAGCCAGCAATCTGCTCAATGCACAAACCAGCAGAAAAGACAGTTTCAAA GAAGAGATGGCTGGAGCTCTAAGCCAAGGACGCAGACTCTTGGAGAACATCAGGGAACCGGTCCGCAGAGATCCGGACAGCAGTCTAAACCCTGATCAACTAGAGAACCTTGCTACAGTGCACAG GCTGTTATCCCAGTTAAATGAGAGCTCTACAGCATTTGATGAGTTCTGGATTCAGCATCAAAATAAACTGGATCAATGTTTGAAACTCTGCCAGTTCGAGCACAACTTGCAACAg TTGCGAACAGACCTGGAGCAGACAACAGACACACTGAATGCTTTCTCAGACGTTGGAATAAGCTCTGTCCAAACAGAACACCTCCTTCAAGAGCTGACCAATCAAGAGAAGAAAGCCTGT GAAGTGCTGGACAGAGTTAGGTCTGTGGTTGCCGAGGGCcagtgtttgattgacagctctcaaAATGTTGACAACACTGTTGCAGTGAAATGCGATGAGcttcagagagtgagagagaatcTCACCCAAGAGCTCAAAGACAAGAGGATCATGCTGACACAGGCTATGGAGCTACATAGAAGATTGGAAATG GTGTGTAAATGGTGTGATGATGGGATTTATATGCTAGCGTCACAGCCTCTTGACAAGTGCCAGTCACAGGAGGGGGCGGAGTCAGCACTGTCAGAGCTGGAGTGTTACCTGGAGACAGCCAATGAGAAACAGCAGTGGGAGATCAGCACAGTTTGGCTGGAATATGAGAACATACTGAACAATGAGCTCAGG GAGCAAGTAAAGCGTGCTTTTGAGAAGAAAGCCTCCCTACAGGAGATGTTTGAGAGGAGGAGGGTCAGTCTGAAGAAACTAGCAGCCAAACAAACACGACCTGTCCAACCTGTGGCCCCACGACCAGAGTCACTCTCATCTCctg cTCACAGGGAGCATGAGAACATCTGTATTAGTGAGGACTCAGACAGCAGGGTTTCTTGTAAACAA GTAAATTCTGATCAAGTTGACAGGAGCTGTCGCAATCCTTCTGTGTCTGAGGAGGAGGAAACCCTGGCTGTGCTGCGCAG gCATGTAATGAACGAGTTACTAGAAACAGAAAGAGCATATGTGGAAGAGCTTATGTGTGTTTTGCAG GGATATGCTGCAGAGATGGACAACCCCTCCATGGCTCCTCTCATCCCTGCAGCCCTGCAAAACAAGAAGGATGTGTTATTTGGGAACATGCAGGAAATTTATAATTTCCACAAAAG AATATTCCTCAAAGAGCTGGAAACTTACACTGACTGCCCTGAGCTTGTGGGCCGCTGCTTTCTGGACTGG ATGGGGGAGCTGCAGATTTATGAAAAATACTGTCACAACAAGCCTCGTTCTGAGAGCCTCTGGAGGCAGTGCTCAGACTGCACCTTCATCCag GAGTGTCAGAAGAAACTAGAGCACAAACTTGGACTGGACTCATACTTACTGAAACCTGTGCAGAGGATCACTAAATACCAGCTCCTGCTGAAG GAGATGATTAAGTACAGTAAAGGCTGTGAGGGCTCAGTGGAGCTGCAGGCAGCTCTTTCCTCCATACTGGGTATCCTGAAGGCTGTAAATGACTCAATGCACCTCATCGCCATCACAGGATATGAG GGTAACCTTGGAGACCTGGGTCGCCTGCTGATGCAGGGGTCGTTCAGCGTGTGGGCGGAGCATAAGAGAGGTCACGTGAAGGTGATGGAGCTTGCCAGGTTTAAGCCCATGCAGAGACACCTGTTCCTGCATCAGAAAGCTCTGCTCTTCTGCAAGAGACGAGAGGAGAGCGGAGAGGGATACGAGAAAGCACCCTCATATAGCTTCAAACAGGAGCTCAGC ATGGCTGCTATTGGAATAACAGAGCATGCTAAAGGGGACAGCAAGAAGTTTGAGGTCTGGTCCCGTTCGAGAGATGAGGTCTACACAGTACAG GCCGTGTCTGAGGAGGTTAAGACCATCTGGGTAACAGAAATCCGAAAACTTCTAACAGGACAGCTGGAGGCCTGCAAAG AGGCAAGTCAACAGAGGGCACCTGAGCAGTTCTCCTCAGATACCAGCTCAACTAACAG ACTGGTGAGAAATGAACGTAGTAACCTCAGGAGTGGAGGAGTGGAGAAACCAAAGGCAGACGAGGAAAGAGCCAAAGAACTTGAGAACATTCTTGAACCCAGAATGACAGGGAGAGCAAAAG GGTCTTCATTCAGTTTTGAGACAAAACCAAAACGACAGGATATCCGGAGTGACCCTACACCTCTAG GGCCACACCCTAACATGGGCGGAGTCAGGTGGTTCAGTACATCAAGCCTGTTTCAAAATCGTAGGAGAG GTTGGACTAAAGGATCTCTCTCGTTGGATGCCTCTGTGGAGCATGATGGATACTTTAGTGCAGAGGAGCAGGTGACCTCTGACCCAGAAGAGGAGAAGGAAGATAAAATG tgtgcaGATGAGCTGCAGTCTGTGAGGATAGAGGAAGAGATCCAGTGTTCTGAAGAGACTGAGGATCCTGAGAAATGA
- the LOC109107683 gene encoding guanine nucleotide exchange factor DBS-like isoform X2: protein MDVQNEGKTVCIPLAEAEKYYRFSRCCHWLQNEIMQKESSPFYAADIITELKRQFAFLSGGRGQDGSPIIIFPEFPSFCEIGDQEFRNVLTYLTSTPSLSAAGVGFIVVIDRRRDRWTCLKGTLLRISGWFPANLRLVLVLRPSAILQRTLSDVFFKLHKDDFKVPVIMLSSLADLHFYIERSQLTQELGGSQYYCHKTWISHRTDLESFAALVKRMAERLQVFGRELAETELPNNLLTASNLLNAQTSRKDSFKEEMAGALSQGRRLLENIREPVRRDPDSSLNPDQLENLATVHRLLSQLNESSTAFDEFWIQHQNKLDQCLKLCQFEHNLQQLRTDLEQTTDTLNAFSDVGISSVQTEHLLQELTNQEKKACEVLDRVRSVVAEGQCLIDSSQNVDNTVAVKCDELQRVRENLTQELKDKRIMLTQAMELHRRLEMVCKWCDDGIYMLASQPLDKCQSQEGAESALSELECYLETANEKQQWEISTVWLEYENILNNELREQVKRAFEKKASLQEMFERRRVSLKKLAAKQTRPVQPVAPRPESLSSPAHREHENICISEDSDSRVSCKQVNSDQVDRSCRNPSVSEEEETLAVLRRHVMNELLETERAYVEELMCVLQGYAAEMDNPSMAPLIPAALQNKKDVLFGNMQEIYNFHKRIFLKELETYTDCPELVGRCFLDWMGELQIYEKYCHNKPRSESLWRQCSDCTFIQECQKKLEHKLGLDSYLLKPVQRITKYQLLLKEMIKYSKGCEGSVELQAALSSILGILKAVNDSMHLIAITGYEGNLGDLGRLLMQGSFSVWAEHKRGHVKVMELARFKPMQRHLFLHQKALLFCKRREESGEGYEKAPSYSFKQELSMAAIGITEHAKGDSKKFEVWSRSRDEVYTVQAVSEEVKTIWVTEIRKLLTGQLEACKEASQQRAPEQFSSDTSSTNRLVRNERSNLRSGGVEKPKADEERAKELENILEPRMTGRAKGSSFSFETKPKRQDIRSDPTPLGPHPNMGGVRWFSTSSLFQNRRRGTHTEYTRWTKGSLSLDASVEHDGYFSAEEQVTSDPEEEKEDKMCADELQSVRIEEEIQCSEETEDPEK from the exons ATGGATGTACAGAATGAAGGGAAAACAGTTTGCATTCCTCTAGCAGAAGCTGAGAAATATTACCGCTTTTCCAGATGTTGCCACTGGCTCCAAA atgAGATCATGCAGAAGGAGTCTAGTCCTTTCTACGCTGCTGACATCATCACTGAGCTCAAGAGACAGTTTGCTTTCCTGTCTG GGGGAAGAGGACAGGATGGAAGCCCTATCATTATCTTTCCAGAGTTCCCTTCATTTTGTGAAATTGGAGACCAAGAGTTTCGTAATGTTCTTACCTACCTGACAAGTACTCCCAG TCTGAGTGCAGCGGGTGTGGGCTTCATCGTAGTGATTGACAGGCGTAGAGATCGATGGACGTGTTTAAAGGGGACATTACTGCGTATCTCA gGCTGGTTTCCTGCTAATCTTCGGCTTGTTCTGGTGCTGAGACCCAGTGCTATCCTGCAGCGAACGTTGTCTGATGTGTTCTTCAAACTCCACAAAGATGACTTTAAAGTACCG gttaTCATGCTAAGCTCACTGGCTGATCTGCACTTTTATATTGAGCGGAGTCAACTGACACAAGAACTGGGTGGCTCTCAATACTACTGTCACAAGACCTGGATCTCTCATCGCACA GATCTTGAAAGCTTTGCTGCTTTAGTGAAGAGGATGGCTGAGAGACTGCAAGTGTTCGGCAGGGAGCTGGCAGAAACCGAGCTCCCTAACAACCTCCTTACAGCCAGCAATCTGCTCAATGCACAAACCAGCAGAAAAGACAGTTTCAAA GAAGAGATGGCTGGAGCTCTAAGCCAAGGACGCAGACTCTTGGAGAACATCAGGGAACCGGTCCGCAGAGATCCGGACAGCAGTCTAAACCCTGATCAACTAGAGAACCTTGCTACAGTGCACAG GCTGTTATCCCAGTTAAATGAGAGCTCTACAGCATTTGATGAGTTCTGGATTCAGCATCAAAATAAACTGGATCAATGTTTGAAACTCTGCCAGTTCGAGCACAACTTGCAACAg TTGCGAACAGACCTGGAGCAGACAACAGACACACTGAATGCTTTCTCAGACGTTGGAATAAGCTCTGTCCAAACAGAACACCTCCTTCAAGAGCTGACCAATCAAGAGAAGAAAGCCTGT GAAGTGCTGGACAGAGTTAGGTCTGTGGTTGCCGAGGGCcagtgtttgattgacagctctcaaAATGTTGACAACACTGTTGCAGTGAAATGCGATGAGcttcagagagtgagagagaatcTCACCCAAGAGCTCAAAGACAAGAGGATCATGCTGACACAGGCTATGGAGCTACATAGAAGATTGGAAATG GTGTGTAAATGGTGTGATGATGGGATTTATATGCTAGCGTCACAGCCTCTTGACAAGTGCCAGTCACAGGAGGGGGCGGAGTCAGCACTGTCAGAGCTGGAGTGTTACCTGGAGACAGCCAATGAGAAACAGCAGTGGGAGATCAGCACAGTTTGGCTGGAATATGAGAACATACTGAACAATGAGCTCAGG GAGCAAGTAAAGCGTGCTTTTGAGAAGAAAGCCTCCCTACAGGAGATGTTTGAGAGGAGGAGGGTCAGTCTGAAGAAACTAGCAGCCAAACAAACACGACCTGTCCAACCTGTGGCCCCACGACCAGAGTCACTCTCATCTCctg cTCACAGGGAGCATGAGAACATCTGTATTAGTGAGGACTCAGACAGCAGGGTTTCTTGTAAACAA GTAAATTCTGATCAAGTTGACAGGAGCTGTCGCAATCCTTCTGTGTCTGAGGAGGAGGAAACCCTGGCTGTGCTGCGCAG gCATGTAATGAACGAGTTACTAGAAACAGAAAGAGCATATGTGGAAGAGCTTATGTGTGTTTTGCAG GGATATGCTGCAGAGATGGACAACCCCTCCATGGCTCCTCTCATCCCTGCAGCCCTGCAAAACAAGAAGGATGTGTTATTTGGGAACATGCAGGAAATTTATAATTTCCACAAAAG AATATTCCTCAAAGAGCTGGAAACTTACACTGACTGCCCTGAGCTTGTGGGCCGCTGCTTTCTGGACTGG ATGGGGGAGCTGCAGATTTATGAAAAATACTGTCACAACAAGCCTCGTTCTGAGAGCCTCTGGAGGCAGTGCTCAGACTGCACCTTCATCCag GAGTGTCAGAAGAAACTAGAGCACAAACTTGGACTGGACTCATACTTACTGAAACCTGTGCAGAGGATCACTAAATACCAGCTCCTGCTGAAG GAGATGATTAAGTACAGTAAAGGCTGTGAGGGCTCAGTGGAGCTGCAGGCAGCTCTTTCCTCCATACTGGGTATCCTGAAGGCTGTAAATGACTCAATGCACCTCATCGCCATCACAGGATATGAG GGTAACCTTGGAGACCTGGGTCGCCTGCTGATGCAGGGGTCGTTCAGCGTGTGGGCGGAGCATAAGAGAGGTCACGTGAAGGTGATGGAGCTTGCCAGGTTTAAGCCCATGCAGAGACACCTGTTCCTGCATCAGAAAGCTCTGCTCTTCTGCAAGAGACGAGAGGAGAGCGGAGAGGGATACGAGAAAGCACCCTCATATAGCTTCAAACAGGAGCTCAGC ATGGCTGCTATTGGAATAACAGAGCATGCTAAAGGGGACAGCAAGAAGTTTGAGGTCTGGTCCCGTTCGAGAGATGAGGTCTACACAGTACAG GCCGTGTCTGAGGAGGTTAAGACCATCTGGGTAACAGAAATCCGAAAACTTCTAACAGGACAGCTGGAGGCCTGCAAAG AGGCAAGTCAACAGAGGGCACCTGAGCAGTTCTCCTCAGATACCAGCTCAACTAACAG ACTGGTGAGAAATGAACGTAGTAACCTCAGGAGTGGAGGAGTGGAGAAACCAAAGGCAGACGAGGAAAGAGCCAAAGAACTTGAGAACATTCTTGAACCCAGAATGACAGGGAGAGCAAAAG GGTCTTCATTCAGTTTTGAGACAAAACCAAAACGACAGGATATCCGGAGTGACCCTACACCTCTAG GGCCACACCCTAACATGGGCGGAGTCAGGTGGTTCAGTACATCAAGCCTGTTTCAAAATCGTAGGAGAGGTACACATACTGAGTACACAC GTTGGACTAAAGGATCTCTCTCGTTGGATGCCTCTGTGGAGCATGATGGATACTTTAGTGCAGAGGAGCAGGTGACCTCTGACCCAGAAGAGGAGAAGGAAGATAAAATG tgtgcaGATGAGCTGCAGTCTGTGAGGATAGAGGAAGAGATCCAGTGTTCTGAAGAGACTGAGGATCCTGAGAAATGA
- the LOC109107683 gene encoding guanine nucleotide exchange factor DBS-like isoform X4, which produces MDVQNEGKTVCIPLAEAEKYYRFSRCCHWLQNEIMQKESSPFYAADIITELKRQFAFLSGGRGQDGSPIIIFPEFPSFCEIGDQEFRNVLTYLTSTPSLSAAGVGFIVVIDRRRDRWTCLKGTLLRISGWFPANLRLVLVLRPSAILQRTLSDVFFKLHKDDFKVPVIMLSSLADLHFYIERSQLTQELGGSQYYCHKTWISHRTDLESFAALVKRMAERLQVFGRELAETELPNNLLTASNLLNAQTSRKDSFKEEMAGALSQGRRLLENIREPVRRDPDSSLNPDQLENLATVHRLLSQLNESSTAFDEFWIQHQNKLDQCLKLCQFEHNLQQLRTDLEQTTDTLNAFSDVGISSVQTEHLLQELTNQEKKACEVLDRVRSVVAEGQCLIDSSQNVDNTVAVKCDELQRVRENLTQELKDKRIMLTQAMELHRRLEMVCKWCDDGIYMLASQPLDKCQSQEGAESALSELECYLETANEKQQWEISTVWLEYENILNNELREQVKRAFEKKASLQEMFERRRVSLKKLAAKQTRPVQPVAPRPESLSSPAHREHENICISEDSDSRVSCKQVNSDQVDRSCRNPSVSEEEETLAVLRRHVMNELLETERAYVEELMCVLQGYAAEMDNPSMAPLIPAALQNKKDVLFGNMQEIYNFHKRIFLKELETYTDCPELVGRCFLDWMGELQIYEKYCHNKPRSESLWRQCSDCTFIQECQKKLEHKLGLDSYLLKPVQRITKYQLLLKEMIKYSKGCEGSVELQAALSSILGILKAVNDSMHLIAITGYEGNLGDLGRLLMQGSFSVWAEHKRGHVKVMELARFKPMQRHLFLHQKALLFCKRREESGEGYEKAPSYSFKQELSMAAIGITEHAKGDSKKFEVWSRSRDEVYTVQAVSEEVKTIWVTEIRKLLTGQLEACKEASQQRAPEQFSSDTSSTNRLVRNERSNLRSGGVEKPKADEERAKELENILEPRMTGRAKGSSFSFETKPKRQDIRSDPTPLETGPHPNMGGVRWFSTSSLFQNRRRGWTKGSLSLDASVEHDGYFSAEEQVTSDPEEEKEDKMCADELQSVRIEEEIQCSEETEDPEK; this is translated from the exons ATGGATGTACAGAATGAAGGGAAAACAGTTTGCATTCCTCTAGCAGAAGCTGAGAAATATTACCGCTTTTCCAGATGTTGCCACTGGCTCCAAA atgAGATCATGCAGAAGGAGTCTAGTCCTTTCTACGCTGCTGACATCATCACTGAGCTCAAGAGACAGTTTGCTTTCCTGTCTG GGGGAAGAGGACAGGATGGAAGCCCTATCATTATCTTTCCAGAGTTCCCTTCATTTTGTGAAATTGGAGACCAAGAGTTTCGTAATGTTCTTACCTACCTGACAAGTACTCCCAG TCTGAGTGCAGCGGGTGTGGGCTTCATCGTAGTGATTGACAGGCGTAGAGATCGATGGACGTGTTTAAAGGGGACATTACTGCGTATCTCA gGCTGGTTTCCTGCTAATCTTCGGCTTGTTCTGGTGCTGAGACCCAGTGCTATCCTGCAGCGAACGTTGTCTGATGTGTTCTTCAAACTCCACAAAGATGACTTTAAAGTACCG gttaTCATGCTAAGCTCACTGGCTGATCTGCACTTTTATATTGAGCGGAGTCAACTGACACAAGAACTGGGTGGCTCTCAATACTACTGTCACAAGACCTGGATCTCTCATCGCACA GATCTTGAAAGCTTTGCTGCTTTAGTGAAGAGGATGGCTGAGAGACTGCAAGTGTTCGGCAGGGAGCTGGCAGAAACCGAGCTCCCTAACAACCTCCTTACAGCCAGCAATCTGCTCAATGCACAAACCAGCAGAAAAGACAGTTTCAAA GAAGAGATGGCTGGAGCTCTAAGCCAAGGACGCAGACTCTTGGAGAACATCAGGGAACCGGTCCGCAGAGATCCGGACAGCAGTCTAAACCCTGATCAACTAGAGAACCTTGCTACAGTGCACAG GCTGTTATCCCAGTTAAATGAGAGCTCTACAGCATTTGATGAGTTCTGGATTCAGCATCAAAATAAACTGGATCAATGTTTGAAACTCTGCCAGTTCGAGCACAACTTGCAACAg TTGCGAACAGACCTGGAGCAGACAACAGACACACTGAATGCTTTCTCAGACGTTGGAATAAGCTCTGTCCAAACAGAACACCTCCTTCAAGAGCTGACCAATCAAGAGAAGAAAGCCTGT GAAGTGCTGGACAGAGTTAGGTCTGTGGTTGCCGAGGGCcagtgtttgattgacagctctcaaAATGTTGACAACACTGTTGCAGTGAAATGCGATGAGcttcagagagtgagagagaatcTCACCCAAGAGCTCAAAGACAAGAGGATCATGCTGACACAGGCTATGGAGCTACATAGAAGATTGGAAATG GTGTGTAAATGGTGTGATGATGGGATTTATATGCTAGCGTCACAGCCTCTTGACAAGTGCCAGTCACAGGAGGGGGCGGAGTCAGCACTGTCAGAGCTGGAGTGTTACCTGGAGACAGCCAATGAGAAACAGCAGTGGGAGATCAGCACAGTTTGGCTGGAATATGAGAACATACTGAACAATGAGCTCAGG GAGCAAGTAAAGCGTGCTTTTGAGAAGAAAGCCTCCCTACAGGAGATGTTTGAGAGGAGGAGGGTCAGTCTGAAGAAACTAGCAGCCAAACAAACACGACCTGTCCAACCTGTGGCCCCACGACCAGAGTCACTCTCATCTCctg cTCACAGGGAGCATGAGAACATCTGTATTAGTGAGGACTCAGACAGCAGGGTTTCTTGTAAACAA GTAAATTCTGATCAAGTTGACAGGAGCTGTCGCAATCCTTCTGTGTCTGAGGAGGAGGAAACCCTGGCTGTGCTGCGCAG gCATGTAATGAACGAGTTACTAGAAACAGAAAGAGCATATGTGGAAGAGCTTATGTGTGTTTTGCAG GGATATGCTGCAGAGATGGACAACCCCTCCATGGCTCCTCTCATCCCTGCAGCCCTGCAAAACAAGAAGGATGTGTTATTTGGGAACATGCAGGAAATTTATAATTTCCACAAAAG AATATTCCTCAAAGAGCTGGAAACTTACACTGACTGCCCTGAGCTTGTGGGCCGCTGCTTTCTGGACTGG ATGGGGGAGCTGCAGATTTATGAAAAATACTGTCACAACAAGCCTCGTTCTGAGAGCCTCTGGAGGCAGTGCTCAGACTGCACCTTCATCCag GAGTGTCAGAAGAAACTAGAGCACAAACTTGGACTGGACTCATACTTACTGAAACCTGTGCAGAGGATCACTAAATACCAGCTCCTGCTGAAG GAGATGATTAAGTACAGTAAAGGCTGTGAGGGCTCAGTGGAGCTGCAGGCAGCTCTTTCCTCCATACTGGGTATCCTGAAGGCTGTAAATGACTCAATGCACCTCATCGCCATCACAGGATATGAG GGTAACCTTGGAGACCTGGGTCGCCTGCTGATGCAGGGGTCGTTCAGCGTGTGGGCGGAGCATAAGAGAGGTCACGTGAAGGTGATGGAGCTTGCCAGGTTTAAGCCCATGCAGAGACACCTGTTCCTGCATCAGAAAGCTCTGCTCTTCTGCAAGAGACGAGAGGAGAGCGGAGAGGGATACGAGAAAGCACCCTCATATAGCTTCAAACAGGAGCTCAGC ATGGCTGCTATTGGAATAACAGAGCATGCTAAAGGGGACAGCAAGAAGTTTGAGGTCTGGTCCCGTTCGAGAGATGAGGTCTACACAGTACAG GCCGTGTCTGAGGAGGTTAAGACCATCTGGGTAACAGAAATCCGAAAACTTCTAACAGGACAGCTGGAGGCCTGCAAAG AGGCAAGTCAACAGAGGGCACCTGAGCAGTTCTCCTCAGATACCAGCTCAACTAACAG ACTGGTGAGAAATGAACGTAGTAACCTCAGGAGTGGAGGAGTGGAGAAACCAAAGGCAGACGAGGAAAGAGCCAAAGAACTTGAGAACATTCTTGAACCCAGAATGACAGGGAGAGCAAAAG GGTCTTCATTCAGTTTTGAGACAAAACCAAAACGACAGGATATCCGGAGTGACCCTACACCTCTAG AAACAGGGCCACACCCTAACATGGGCGGAGTCAGGTGGTTCAGTACATCAAGCCTGTTTCAAAATCGTAGGAGAG GTTGGACTAAAGGATCTCTCTCGTTGGATGCCTCTGTGGAGCATGATGGATACTTTAGTGCAGAGGAGCAGGTGACCTCTGACCCAGAAGAGGAGAAGGAAGATAAAATG tgtgcaGATGAGCTGCAGTCTGTGAGGATAGAGGAAGAGATCCAGTGTTCTGAAGAGACTGAGGATCCTGAGAAATGA